A genomic window from Triticum urartu cultivar G1812 chromosome 7, Tu2.1, whole genome shotgun sequence includes:
- the LOC125521456 gene encoding receptor kinase-like protein Xa21, which produces MVGAEFPILVSLLLALILSTGSAPISHAGIATNNSSDHSALLSFKSLISDDPLQALESWGNRSMPTCQWHGVACGSRGRRRGRVVALDLSDLNLLGTISTSVANLTFLRWLRLPSNRLHGAMPSTLGHLRYLKRLNLSNNTLDGAIPPSLSRCWHLESISLGYNRLKGEVPRELGALTNLRSIVLYQNELEGEIPHELGSLHNLKVLSLGFNKLSGTIPLEISNLVNLKFLQIRNNELTGQIPPGIGSLVKLNMLSLSSNQLSGSIPTSVGNLSELAFLILHTNNLTGSIPSLHNLSSLSVLELANNDLTGCIPSGLGNLTSLFFIDLQHNHLTGQIPASLGNLNLLDNLALSFNNLSGPIPHSIGNLHFLSEFDVDNNELVGPLPPLLFNLSYLQVLNVQSNYNLNGSFPFDMGNNLPNLQLFLASYNQFHGHIPPSLCNASMIQMIQLLHNSLTGKIPNCLGSHMKSLSVLTVAKNQIQATQDADWGFLVSLSNCSNLQMLDLGDNMLEGEIPSSVGTLSTNLEFLNMEDNSITGKIPEVMANLTNLHTLILYGNHLEGTIPTSLGKMKGLNLLILGMNDLSGSIPPTFGNLTQLSVLHLGGNMLSGGIPSSLIGCPLQKLDLSHNSLVGSIPKDLFLINTLSIYMNIQNNLLTGDLPTELGNLKNIGELDFSGNLISGEIPISLGECQTLQYLNVSRNNLQGSIPSSIEKMKALLMLDLSHNNLSGSIPEFLGSMEGLAGLNLSFNNLEGEVPTDGIFSNAASASASVMGNDGLCDGIPQLKLPHCSNLTTKKPTQKLVIIFSICGAVVFIALVFALSTFYSKSRKLKANKQTSSINEQYLRVSYAELVSATNGFASDNLLGAGSFGSVYKGTMMINDQQVVIAVKVLNLMQRGASQSFVAECETLKCVRHRNLMKILTVCSSTDFQNCDFKALVYEYLPNGNLDKWLHHNPMEDGENRTLHFRVRLQIAVDVASSLEYLHQHKPMPVIHCDLKPSNVLLDGEMVAHVGDFGLARFLHQDSEKSTSWASMRGTIGYAAPEYGLGNEVSIHGDVYSYGILLLEMFTGRRPTDSEFGESLGLHKYVQMALPDRATEVIDRHLLAERKDGEESTSNSNSIMDMRIACITSVLCTGISCSQETPTDRIQIGGALKELLTIRDRFDKELCAEGEPAN; this is translated from the exons ATGGTAGGTGCAGAGTTCCCCATTCTTGTTTCTCTGCTCCTTGCACTTATTCTCAGCACGGGGTCAGCACCGATTTCACATGCTGGAATCGCCACAAATAATTCCAGTGACCACTCTGCTCTCCTATCCTTCAAGTCGCTCATAAGCGATGACCCCTTGCAAGCTCTGGAGTCATGGGGCAACCGGTCCATGCCTACGTGCCAATGGCACGGCGTGGCATGTGGCAGTCGAGGACGCCGCCGTGGACGGGTCGTGGCGCTGGACCTCAGCGACCTCAACCTTCTGGGCACTATCTCCACCTCGGTGGCCAACCTTACATTCTTGAGGTGGCTCCGCCTCCCCAGTAACCGCCTGCATGGTGCCATGCCATCAACACTTGGCCACCTGCGGTACCTGAAGCGTCTCAACCTGTCAAACAACACTCTGGATGGTGCTATTCCGCCGTCGCTTTCACGGTGCTGGCATCTCGAGAGCATCAGCCTTGGATACAACAGGCTGAAAGGGGAGGTACCACGGGAGCTTGGTGCCTTGACCAACCTTCGTTCAATTGTGCTCTACCAGAACGAGCTCGAAGGGGAGATACCACATGAGCTTGGCTCCTTGCACAATCTCAAGGTACTCAGTCTAGGCTTCAACAAGCTTTCAGGGACCATCCCTTTAGAGATCAGCAACCTTGTTAATCTGAAGTTTCTGCAAATCAGAAACAATGAGCTAACAGGACAAATACCCCCTGGCATAGGTAGCCTCGTCAAATTGAACATGCTCTCTCTAAGTTCAAATCAATTGTCTGGTTCTATCCCAACTTCAGTAGGAAATCTCTCGGAACTGGCCTTTCTTATTCTGCACACAAATAACCTAACAGGGAGTATTCCATCATTACATAACCTTTCATCTCTCTCGGTGCTCGAATTAGCAAATAATGACCTGACAGGATGCATCCCATCTGGGTTAGGAAACCTCACGTCATTATTTTTTATAGATCTTCAGCACAACCATCTAACTGGACAAATTCCAGCATCACTAGGGAACCTCAACTTGCTTGACAATCTTGCTCTGTCCTTCAATAACCTTTCAGGTCCCATACCTCACTCGATTGGAAACCTGCACTTCCTCTCTGAATTCGACGTAGACAATAATGAATTAGTGGGGCCATTGCCTCCTTTGCTATTCAATCTTTCCTACCTCCAAGTTCTCAATGTACAAAGCAATTATAACCTCAATGGGTCTTTTCCATTTGACATGGGAAACAACCTTCCAAATCTACAGCTCTTCCTTGCAAGTTATAATCAATTCCATGGTCATATTCCTCCCTCTTTGTGTAACGCCTCTATGATTCAAATGATCCAGCTCCTTCATAACTCCCTAACAGGAAAAATTCCCAATTGCCTGGGAAGTCACATGAAGAGCTTGTCCGTATTAACCGTCGCCAAAAACCAGATTCAAGCAACACAAGATGCCGACTGGGGCTTCTTGGTCAGCCTAAGCAATTGTAGTAATTTGCAAATGTTGGATTTAGGTGATAACATGCTTGAAGGTGAAATACCGAGTTCAGTAGGCACCCTTTCCACAAATCTAGAGTTCCTTAACATGGAAGATAACAGCATAACGGGAAAGATTCCTGAAGTAATGGCAAACTTGACCAATCTGCACACACTTATTCTATATGGTAATCATTTAGAGGGTACTATTCCAACTTCTCTTGGCAAAATGAAGGGACTAAATTTGCTAATCCTAGGAATGAATGACTTGTCAGGATCGATCCCTCCAACATTTGGCAATCTTACACAACTAAGTGTACTTCATCTTGGTGGCAACATGCTTAGTGGAGGTATACCTTCTAGTCTTATAGGATGTCCATTACAAAAACTAGACCTTTCACACAACAGCCTTGTTGGTTCAATACCTAAGGACCTATTCCTTATAAATACATTGTCCATCTATATGAATATCCAAAATAATCTATTAACCGGGGATTTGCCTACAGAATTAGGTAACTTAAAGAATATTGGGGAACTTGACTTCTCCGGTAATCTAATATCTGGAGAGATTCCAATCTCCCTTGGAGAGTGCCAGACACTGCAGTATCTGAATGTATCTCGGAACAACCTTCAAGGGTCAATTCCATCCTCGATCGAGAAGATGAAAGCCCTATTGATGCTTGATCTTTCCCATAATAATCTCTCAGGGAGCATCCCTGAGTTCCTCGGGAGCATGGAAGGGCTTGCTGGTTTGAATCTCTCATTCAACAACTTGGAGGGTGAGGTTCCAACAGATGGGATCTTCAGCAATGCAGCTTCTGCTTCTGCCTCAGTTATGGGAAATGATGGCCTGTGTGATGGAATCCCTCAACTGAAGTTGCCACATTGCTCCAATCTCACCACCAAGAAACCAACTCAGAAACTGGTCATAATATTCTCCATATGTGGTGCAGTTGTATTTATTGCATTGGTATTTGCACTGTCGACATTCTACAGTAAGAGCAGGAAACTGAAAGCAAACAAGCAGACATCATCCATCAACGAGCAATATTTGAGGGTTTCTTATGCTGAACTGGTCAGTGCAACTAATGGTTTTGCTTCAGACAACCTCCTTGGTGCAGGAAGCTTCGGCTCAGTGTACAAGGGAACAATGATGATAAATGACCAGCAGGTAGTGATTGCTGTGAAGGTGCTCAACCTCATGCAGCGAGGTGCATCTCAAAGCTTTGTTGCAGAATGTGAGACCCTGAAATGCGTTCGACATAGGAATCTTATGAAGATATTAACGGTGTGCTCAAGCACTGATTTTCAAAATTGTGACTTCAAGGCCCTTGTGTACGAATACCTACCAAATGGAAATTTAGACAAATGGCTACACCACAATCCCATGGAAGATGGTGAAAATAGGACACTACATTTCCGTGTGAGACTGCAGATTGCAGTTGATGTAGCATCATCACTCGAATACCTTCACCAACATAAGCCAATGCCAGTTATTCACTGTGATCTTAAGCCAagcaatgttctccttgatggtGAAATGGTTGCTCATGTTGGTGATTTTGGGCTTGCAAGGTTTCTACATCAAGACTCAGAGAAATCAACTAGTTGGGCATCAATGAGAGGCACAATCGGCTATGCCGCTCCAG AGTATGGACTGGGCAACGAAGTTTCAATCCATGGCGATGTCTACAGCTACGGCATACTGTTGCTGGAGATGTTCACTGGAAGAAGGCCAACAGACAGCGAATTTGGAGAATCCTTGGGCCTTCACAAGTATGTGCAAATGGCATTGCCAGACAGGGCAACAGAGGTCATAGACCGGCACTTACTAGCAGAGAGAAAAGATGGCGAAGAAAGCACCTCAAACTCTAACAGCATCATGGATATGAGAATTGCTTGCATCACTTCAGTCCTGTGCACCGGAATTTCATGTTCACAAGAGACACCAACAGACCGCATCCAAATCGGGGGTGCTCTGAAAGAGCTGCTGACAATAAGAGACAGATTTGATAAGGAGTTGTGTGCGGAAGGCGAACCAGCAAACTAA
- the LOC125521595 gene encoding uncharacterized protein LOC125521595 isoform X1 — MMDARRWQSPAAAAAAAEAAAEDASGGGGGPSRRPPRRGLQRASPYGLGPRRWLPKPPVASSVFPAASRDHAAAGDNRMGQYESMDVAHEASRVTHEVSRNKSMEPNTNAITNVALAFSNEANLLPEGDYINRSSGLAEIEKIIKQKQFSRDETERLIEIMRSRTPDLHEDDQRATQSFAKETETTPFSNKLVIPAKPDERNWGTDVFAQSNVHDVTSPIELARAYMEAQTSASVHESQKRKFRALSHGVEIENSASKIFPKVAMDSPVRWPGSVVRDHTNHYLTPQSNKRRALPPASSRSPYTGSVFRRSVKRTGQLDTYSNLSGRPQLSTPFSVGSKAMLEDKMTSTDGVLGVQPSTSSERVHADAVGTDTPHTFTLERPHGKGTIESGSSTGRIPVADNISKHAAVSVHPKSSQTAQKILQHLERTIPSPTVKPELRRTAKRTISPVVISSPYKMPDSVTNNAPRQNSLNEHASAYQAISNVKKVQEPPSSSNSEESAPKVQSPVATPEVAEMTGSQHLSKPDAATAPAAAVSDKSATNGFMFSFPVTKTSVSLPEPPPTPTFFSPPKRSPPADIQDIPKFNFGSPSSTDNLVFSVDAAGGSAGAEEVAPTFKFGSDKRELSFDVAGKDAVVS; from the exons ATGATGGATGCGCGGCGTTGGCAGTccccggcggcggcggccgcggcggccgaggcggcggcggaggacgcgtcgggcggcgggggcgggccCTCGAGGCGGCCGCCGCGCCGCGGGCTGCAGCGCGCGTCGCCCTACGGGCTGGGCCCCCGGCGCTGGCTCCCGAAGCCCCCGGTGGCCTCTAGTGTCTTCCCCGCCGCGTCCCGTGACCACGCCGCCGCAG GCGATAATCGGATGGGTCAATATGAATCAATGGATGTAGCGCATGAAGCGAGCAGAGTAACGCATGAAGTAAGCAGG AATAAGTCTATGGAACCAAATACCAATGCTATAACCAATGTGGCCCTAGCGTTTTCAAACGAAGCCAACCTGCTGCCTGAAGGTGATTACATAAATCGAAGCAGTGGACTTGCTGAAATCGAGAAGATCATCAAACAGAAGCAATTTTCTAG GGATGAAACAGAACGTTTGATAGAGATCATGCGTTCGAGGACTCCTGATCTCCATGAGGACGATCAGAGAGCTACGCAGTCTTTTGCGAAAGAAACTGAAACTACACCGTTTTCTAACAAACTGGTGATACCTGCAAAGCCAGATGAACGAAATTGGGGGACTGATGTGTTTGCACAGTCAAAT GTGCATGATGTTACTTCACCCATTGAACTTGCTAGAGCTTATATGGAAGCACAGACCTCAGCAAGTGTACATGAATCTCAAAAGAGAAAATTCAGAGCTTTGAGTCATGGAGTTGAAATTGAGAATTCAGCATCAAAAATCTTCCCTAAAGTGGCCATGGACTCTCCTGTGCGCTGGCCAGGTTCAGTTGTCCGAGACCATACAAACCACTACCTTACACCACAAAGTAATAAACGAAGAGCTCTTCCTCCTGCATCCTCTCGCTCACCATATACTGGCTCAGTTTTCCGAAGATCTGTCAAG AGAACAGGACAGCTTGATACCTATAGTAACTTATCTGGGCGGCCACAGCTTTCAACACCTTTTTCCGTTGGAAGTAAG GCTATGCTAGAGGATAAAATGACATCAACTGATGGTGTTCTTGGAGTGCAACCATCAACCTCTTCCGAAAGAGTACATGCAGATGCCGTTGGCACTGATACTCCACATACATTCACCCTAGAAAGACCTCACGGCAAAGGCACCATAGAAAGTGGCTCGAGTACTGGACGTATACCAGTGGCAGACAATATTTCCAAGCATGCTGCTGTATCTGTTCACCCGAAGTCAAGCCAGACAGCTCAGAAAATACTCCAGCATCTTGAGAGGACAATTCCATCCCCTACAGTAAAGCCAGAGCTAAGGCGAACTGCAAAGAGAACTATTTCCCCTGTTGTCATCAGCAGCCCGTATAAAATGCCCGACTCCGTCACTAATAATGCTCCCAGACAGAACAGCCTCAATGAGCATGCCAGTGCTTATCAGGCAATTTCAAATGTGAAGAAG GTTCAGGAACCCCCAAGCAGCTCCAATTCTGAGGAGTCGGCTCCAAAGGTCCAGAGCCCAGTGGCCACCCCAGAAGTTGCTGAAATGACCGGCTCACAGCATCTTTCGAAGCCCGACGCGGCAACTGCACCAGCTGCAGCAGTCTCGGATAAAAGCGCGACCAATGGTTTCATGTTCTCGTTCCCTGTCACCAAAACCTCAGTTTCGCTTCCAGAACCGCCACCCACGCCTACTTTCTTCTCACCGCCGAAAAGGAGCCCGCCAGCTGACATCCAAGATATCCCCAAGTTCAACTTTGGCTCACCAAGTTCTACGGACAATCTCGTTTTCTCCGTCGATGCAGCAGGCGGCTCTGCTGGTGCAGAGGAAGTGGCTCCAACCTTCAAGTTTGGGTCGGACAAGCGAGAGCTTTCCTTCGACGTGGCTGGGAAAGACGCGGTTGTCTCTTAG
- the LOC125521595 gene encoding uncharacterized protein LOC125521595 isoform X2, giving the protein MMDARRWQSPAAAAAAAEAAAEDASGGGGGPSRRPPRRGLQRASPYGLGPRRWLPKPPVASSVFPAASRDHAAAGDNRMGQYESMDVAHEASRVTHENKSMEPNTNAITNVALAFSNEANLLPEGDYINRSSGLAEIEKIIKQKQFSRDETERLIEIMRSRTPDLHEDDQRATQSFAKETETTPFSNKLVIPAKPDERNWGTDVFAQSNVHDVTSPIELARAYMEAQTSASVHESQKRKFRALSHGVEIENSASKIFPKVAMDSPVRWPGSVVRDHTNHYLTPQSNKRRALPPASSRSPYTGSVFRRSVKRTGQLDTYSNLSGRPQLSTPFSVGSKAMLEDKMTSTDGVLGVQPSTSSERVHADAVGTDTPHTFTLERPHGKGTIESGSSTGRIPVADNISKHAAVSVHPKSSQTAQKILQHLERTIPSPTVKPELRRTAKRTISPVVISSPYKMPDSVTNNAPRQNSLNEHASAYQAISNVKKVQEPPSSSNSEESAPKVQSPVATPEVAEMTGSQHLSKPDAATAPAAAVSDKSATNGFMFSFPVTKTSVSLPEPPPTPTFFSPPKRSPPADIQDIPKFNFGSPSSTDNLVFSVDAAGGSAGAEEVAPTFKFGSDKRELSFDVAGKDAVVS; this is encoded by the exons ATGATGGATGCGCGGCGTTGGCAGTccccggcggcggcggccgcggcggccgaggcggcggcggaggacgcgtcgggcggcgggggcgggccCTCGAGGCGGCCGCCGCGCCGCGGGCTGCAGCGCGCGTCGCCCTACGGGCTGGGCCCCCGGCGCTGGCTCCCGAAGCCCCCGGTGGCCTCTAGTGTCTTCCCCGCCGCGTCCCGTGACCACGCCGCCGCAG GCGATAATCGGATGGGTCAATATGAATCAATGGATGTAGCGCATGAAGCGAGCAGAGTAACGCATGAA AATAAGTCTATGGAACCAAATACCAATGCTATAACCAATGTGGCCCTAGCGTTTTCAAACGAAGCCAACCTGCTGCCTGAAGGTGATTACATAAATCGAAGCAGTGGACTTGCTGAAATCGAGAAGATCATCAAACAGAAGCAATTTTCTAG GGATGAAACAGAACGTTTGATAGAGATCATGCGTTCGAGGACTCCTGATCTCCATGAGGACGATCAGAGAGCTACGCAGTCTTTTGCGAAAGAAACTGAAACTACACCGTTTTCTAACAAACTGGTGATACCTGCAAAGCCAGATGAACGAAATTGGGGGACTGATGTGTTTGCACAGTCAAAT GTGCATGATGTTACTTCACCCATTGAACTTGCTAGAGCTTATATGGAAGCACAGACCTCAGCAAGTGTACATGAATCTCAAAAGAGAAAATTCAGAGCTTTGAGTCATGGAGTTGAAATTGAGAATTCAGCATCAAAAATCTTCCCTAAAGTGGCCATGGACTCTCCTGTGCGCTGGCCAGGTTCAGTTGTCCGAGACCATACAAACCACTACCTTACACCACAAAGTAATAAACGAAGAGCTCTTCCTCCTGCATCCTCTCGCTCACCATATACTGGCTCAGTTTTCCGAAGATCTGTCAAG AGAACAGGACAGCTTGATACCTATAGTAACTTATCTGGGCGGCCACAGCTTTCAACACCTTTTTCCGTTGGAAGTAAG GCTATGCTAGAGGATAAAATGACATCAACTGATGGTGTTCTTGGAGTGCAACCATCAACCTCTTCCGAAAGAGTACATGCAGATGCCGTTGGCACTGATACTCCACATACATTCACCCTAGAAAGACCTCACGGCAAAGGCACCATAGAAAGTGGCTCGAGTACTGGACGTATACCAGTGGCAGACAATATTTCCAAGCATGCTGCTGTATCTGTTCACCCGAAGTCAAGCCAGACAGCTCAGAAAATACTCCAGCATCTTGAGAGGACAATTCCATCCCCTACAGTAAAGCCAGAGCTAAGGCGAACTGCAAAGAGAACTATTTCCCCTGTTGTCATCAGCAGCCCGTATAAAATGCCCGACTCCGTCACTAATAATGCTCCCAGACAGAACAGCCTCAATGAGCATGCCAGTGCTTATCAGGCAATTTCAAATGTGAAGAAG GTTCAGGAACCCCCAAGCAGCTCCAATTCTGAGGAGTCGGCTCCAAAGGTCCAGAGCCCAGTGGCCACCCCAGAAGTTGCTGAAATGACCGGCTCACAGCATCTTTCGAAGCCCGACGCGGCAACTGCACCAGCTGCAGCAGTCTCGGATAAAAGCGCGACCAATGGTTTCATGTTCTCGTTCCCTGTCACCAAAACCTCAGTTTCGCTTCCAGAACCGCCACCCACGCCTACTTTCTTCTCACCGCCGAAAAGGAGCCCGCCAGCTGACATCCAAGATATCCCCAAGTTCAACTTTGGCTCACCAAGTTCTACGGACAATCTCGTTTTCTCCGTCGATGCAGCAGGCGGCTCTGCTGGTGCAGAGGAAGTGGCTCCAACCTTCAAGTTTGGGTCGGACAAGCGAGAGCTTTCCTTCGACGTGGCTGGGAAAGACGCGGTTGTCTCTTAG
- the LOC125521596 gene encoding glucan endo-1,3-beta-glucosidase 14-like: MPRPGTKLPSTARFACPPDAAPHSAARLLPGSCSGSTDCGGPAMTVVMGRRRCAHWMLLLFCCLLLTSPSHGRRHHRPADAFVGAYGINYGRIANNLPSTDKVVELLRKSKIRNVKIYNEDHTVLDAFKGTGLNLVIAVHNGLLNAFAANESVAIDWLNENVQPYISQTRIVGITVGNEVLGGDPSLAAPLVGAVKNMYDGLKKLHLDDKIELFTPHSEAVFATSYPPSACVFKEEVMVYMKPLLDLFSRIGSPFYVNAYPFLAYLTDPGQIDINYALFQPNPGVVDPNTSLHYDNMFDAQIDAAYAALQAAGYNDMEVRVAETGWASSGDQNQAGASVANARTYNYNLRKRLFLRKGTPLKPKIPVKAYIFALFNENLKNGDPTEKHYGLFNPDGRISYDIGYSGLLPSSAPASLLSVKEMRAWGWIAHYLAAVILSIFFF, from the exons ATGCCACGGCCTGGAACCAAATTGCCGAGCACGGCGCGGTTTGCTTGCCCTCCTGACGCCGCTCCTCACTCTGCTGCCCGTCTTCTGCCTGGTTCTTGCTCCGGATCGACGGATTGCGGCGGGCCTGCTATGACGGTGGTCATGGGTCGGCGCCGGTGCGCTCACTGGATGCTTCTGCTCTTCTGTTGCCTCCTCCTCACGTCCCCCTCACATG GTCGTCGTCATCATCGACCCGCTGACGCGTTTGTCGGGGCATACGGGATAAACTACGGGAGAATAGCGAACAACCTCCCGTCCACGGACAAGGTGGTTGAGCTCCTCAGGAAGTCCAAGATAAGGAATGTCAAGATATATAATGAAGATCACACCGTGCTCGACGCGTTCAAAGGGACAGGGCTCAACCTGGTCATTGCTGTCCACAATGGGTTGCTGAATGCTTTTGCTGCAAATGAGAGCGTCGCGATTGACTGGCTGAATGAGAACGTGCAGCCTTACATTTCTCAGACACGCATCGTTGGAATCACTGTGGGGAATGAGGTGCTGGGAGGCGATCCGAGCTTGGCCGCTCCGCTCGTTGGAGCTGTTAAGAATATGTACGATGGTCTCAAGAAACTGCATCTGGATGACAAAATTGAGCTTTTCACACCTCACTCTGAAGCTGTTTTCGCTACTTCCTATCCGCCCTCTGCATGTGTTTTCAAGGAAGAAGTCATGGTGTATATGAAACCGCTGCTGGACTTGTTTTCACGGATCGGCTCACCTTTCTATGTCAATGCATACCCCTTTTTGGCTTACTTAACTGATCCGGGGCAGATCGACATTAATTATGCTCTCTTTCAGCCCAACCCTGGAGTAGTTGATCCGAATACTAGTCTGCACtatgacaacatgtttgatgcTCAGATAGATGCAGCTTACGCTGCTCTGCAGGCTGCTGGTTATAATGACATGGAAGTCCGGGTGGCAGAGACTGGCTGGGCTTCTAGTGGAGATCAAAATCAAGCAGGAGCATCAGTTGCGAATGCAAGGACTTACAATTACAACCTCCGTAAGAGGCTCTTTTTGAGGAAGGGAACTCCTCTCAAGCCAAAGATACCGGTCAAAGCATACATCTTTGCCTTGTTTAATGAGAACTTGAAGAATGGAGATCCTACTGAGAAGCACTATGGGCTCTTCAATCCAGATGGAAGGATTTCATATGATATCGGTTACTCAGGTCTATTACCTTCATCAGCACCCGCATCCTTGCTGTCAGTTAAG GAAATGCGAGCTTGGGGTTGGATTGCACACTATTTGGCTGCGGTTATCCTATCTATTTTCTTCTTTTAG
- the LOC125521594 gene encoding uncharacterized protein LOC125521594, with protein sequence MDPRPGQSAFTISFSNPKAIVSKFPVAPVASHPADSNSQLDVQAHDYLYNQPRGTKRKFDGLSLGLGNSSNSDSSKQSMRAGCTISSPKGSDEGSSVDLGLNYLTLGNEGTSRLDKQASDFRRTSAKAGLDLELSLSVGPCQSAITGQDLTSATKQNNPFLQPYIMDLVPRVDEGSTSLHRPSGGQFLNFLNKTARMTGFSPRQVLSGSSNQSQGPASLPTLLQLQESPATCTSGSVSPQHRISSTKVCSYPGCRKGARGSSGRCIAHGGGRRCRREGCNKGAEGKTIYCKAHGGGRRCGHLGCTKSAEGRTDFCIGHGGGRRCIHDGCRRAARGKSGRCIKHGGGKRCQQENCTKSAEGRSGLCIAHGGGPRCQHAGCTKGAQGSTDFCKSHGGGRRCTHPDCTKGAEGSTPFCKGHGGGKRCSAQGCTKCVHGGTQFCVAHGGGKRCVVEGCTKSARGRTDRCVGHGGGKRCVSVGCDKSAQGSTDFCKAHGGGKRCTWGHPGSDLGVGSPPCDRLARGKKGMCVHHNPLLDDDRIHGGRTLAAFSITSSAASLDRRSHPANSETSRRSISTMLPVEAPGRAPLPEGRVHGGNIVSLFANGLSFGENSSNNAEASTSAPRSFKPAKEFSASGRSSWL encoded by the coding sequence ATGGACCCCAGGCCCGGGCAGTCAGCATTTACTATAAGTTTCTCAAATCCGAAGGCCATTGTGAGCAAGTTCCCTGTCGCCCCCGTAGCCAGTCACCCCGCAGACAGTAATAGTCAACTTGATGTGCAAGCTCACGATTATTTGTACAACCAACCAAGAGGAACCAAGAGAAAGTTCGATGGCTTGTCGCTTGGCCTGGGCAACTCATCAAACTCAGATTCCAGCAAGCAAAGTATGCGTGCTGGCTGCACCATATCTTCTCCTAAGGGTAGTGATGAAGGTTCTTCTGTTGATTTGGGCTTAAATTATCTTACGCTGGGCAATGAAGGTACTTCCAGGCTGGATAAGCAGGCTAGTGATTTTAGGAGAACTTCGGCGAAGGCTGGGTTGGATCTTGAGTTATCTTTGTCTGTTGGACCATGTCAATCTGCTATTACTGGCCAAGACCTAACTTCAGCAACCAAACAGAACAACCCATTTCTGCAGCCATACATTATGGACTTggtcccaagagttgacgaaggTTCTACATCTCTTCATCGACCGTCTGGTGGTCAGTTCCTTAATTTCCTTAATAAGACTGCAAGGATGACTGGGTTTTCTCCAAGGCAAGTTTTATCAGGCAGCTCTAACCAGAGTCAGGGTCCAGCTTCACTGCCAACATTGCTCCAACTACAAGAAAGTCCAGCAACCTGTACTTCTGGGTCTGTTAGTCCACAACATCGCATCAGCAGCACAAAAGTTTGTTCATACCCAGGATGTAGAAAAGGGGCCAGAGGTTCGTCAGGGCGCTGCATTGCACATGGTGGGGGGAGAAGGTGCCGTAGAGAGGGATGCAACAAAGGCGCCGAGGGCAAGACCATCTACTGTAAAGCTCATGGAGGGGGACGGCGCTGTGGGCACCTTGGGTGCACCAAGAGCGCTGAAGGCCGTACTGATTTCTGCATAGGCCATGGCGGTGGTCGGCGTTGTATCCACGACGGCTGCAGAAGAGCAGCAAGAGGGAAATCTGGCCGCTGCATCAAACATGGTGGTGGAAAAAGGTGCCAGCAGGAGAACTGCACAAAGAGTGCGGAAGGACGTTCAGGCTTATGCATTGCCCATGGAGGCGGACCTCGCTGTCAGCATGCTGGTTGCACGAAGGGTGCACAGGGAAGTACTGATTTCTGCAAATCTCATGGTGGTGGCAGAAGATGCACGCACCCTGACTGTACAAAGGGTGCTGAGGGAAGCACGCCATTCTGCAAAGGGCATGGAGGAGGCAAACGTTGTtcggctcaaggctgcacaaaaTGTGTGCACGGAGGTACACAGTTCTGCGTTGCGCATGGAGGTGGCAAGAGGTGCGTGGTGGAAGGATGCACCAAGAGCGCCAGGGGTCGTACCGATCGCTGCGTTGGTCATGGTGGGGGCAAGAGATGCGTATCTGTTGGGTGTGATAAGAGCGCACAGGGAAGCACCGACTTCTGCAAGGCACATGGAGGAGGCAAGCGTTGCACCTGGGGTCATCCTGGCTCCGATCTTGGAGTTGGCAGCCCTCCCTGTGATCGCCTTGCTAGAGGCAAGAAAGGCATGTGTGTCCATCACAACCCGCTCCTGGACGATGACCGTATCCACGGCGGCCGAACGCTGGCGGCTTTCAGCATTACAAGCAGCGCTGCTTCCCTTGATCGTCGGAGCCACCCTGCAAACTCGGAAACCAGCAGGCGCAGCATCTCCACCATGCTTCCAGTGGAGGCTCCCGGTCGTGCGCCTCTTCCTGAGGGCCGGGTGCACGGCGGTAACATCGTGTCATTGTTTGCTAATGGTCTGAGCTTCGGGGAGAACTCCAGCAACAATGCCGAGGCCAGTACCTCAGCGCCTCGCAGCTTCAAACCTGCCAAGGAATTCAGCGCCTCTGGTCGCAGCAGCTGGCTCTAG